The Lachnospiraceae bacterium oral taxon 500 genome window below encodes:
- a CDS encoding ABC transporter ATP-binding protein has protein sequence MIQFQDVEIRYQDFVAIHDLNLEIGEGEFFTFLGPSGCGKTTTLRALVGFNVPSKGKIFVDDQDITHKPIEKREIGMVFQSYALFPTMSVEENIVFALKQRKKPKDEIEQTLNKMAAIVNLTPQQLKKRVDELSGGQQQRVAIARALALSPKILALDEPLSNLDAKLRKQLRLELKKLQTDFGITVIYVTHDQEEALTLSDRLAVFNNGFVEQVGTPKEIYNHSKTEFVCNFIGDANLVTPSLLKEINRQTGAELNLEKKSYIRTNRVSTHRPQGNVAELEAVVSAVEYYGVYSKYTFQIENEAIYNIEKENGSYDYLAGDVVKVYIDPRDILQY, from the coding sequence ATGATTCAATTTCAGGATGTGGAAATCAGATATCAGGATTTTGTGGCAATCCATGATTTAAACTTGGAAATCGGGGAAGGTGAGTTTTTTACCTTTTTGGGGCCGTCCGGCTGCGGCAAAACGACGACTTTGCGGGCGCTGGTTGGCTTTAATGTGCCCAGCAAAGGGAAGATTTTTGTTGACGACCAGGATATTACGCATAAGCCGATTGAAAAAAGGGAAATCGGCATGGTTTTTCAAAGCTATGCTCTGTTTCCGACGATGAGCGTGGAAGAAAATATTGTGTTTGCCCTCAAACAAAGGAAAAAGCCAAAGGACGAAATTGAACAAACACTCAATAAAATGGCGGCGATTGTGAACCTGACGCCGCAGCAGCTCAAAAAAAGAGTGGATGAATTATCCGGCGGGCAGCAGCAGCGGGTGGCAATTGCCAGAGCCTTGGCTTTGTCGCCGAAGATTCTGGCGCTGGATGAGCCGCTTTCTAACCTTGATGCCAAGCTCCGCAAACAGCTGCGTCTGGAGTTGAAAAAATTACAGACTGACTTTGGTATTACCGTTATTTATGTTACCCATGACCAGGAAGAGGCGTTGACGCTGTCAGACAGACTGGCTGTATTTAATAACGGCTTTGTTGAGCAGGTCGGTACGCCCAAAGAGATTTATAATCATTCTAAGACCGAGTTTGTCTGTAACTTTATCGGTGATGCCAATTTGGTCACACCATCGCTCCTCAAGGAAATTAACCGGCAAACGGGTGCAGAGCTGAATCTGGAGAAGAAAAGTTATATCCGCACCAACCGGGTCAGTACCCATCGGCCGCAGGGCAATGTGGCGGAACTGGAAGCGGTGGTTTCGGCGGTCGAATATTACGGCGTTTATTCCAAATATACTTTTCAGATAGAAAATGAAGCGATTTATAACATTGAAAAGGAAAACGGCAGCTATGACTACTTAGCCGGCGACGTGGTTAAAGTATATATTGATCCGCGAGACATTTTGCAGTATTAA
- a CDS encoding iron ABC transporter permease produces MENKGKLDSYRVRKYIQMAVISLLIIWAVTAFLLYPNFNVLKSSFIGKNGFSFDAFSKIFNSKRAMMSFRNSLLLAVSLSVTVNVVGVFIVLVTEYFEIKGAKILRLCYLTTFICGSIVMVTAYKFMYGSEGIFTNALAGLFDINREWFSGYLAVVFVLTFSRTTNHLMFLTNSIRSIDNQTIEAAQSMGVSQFNILWKIVLPTLRPTLFAATILIFLFGFNAMAAPLILGGEKFQTINPLILSFSQTLSNRHYAAIMAMILGLVTMALIFTLNYIERKGNYMSVSKVKTRLKKQKIQNPVVNVIVHILAYLLGLIYVAPIVMVILFSFMKVNSLYAGKIQDFTLDNYRRVFSDPYVFRPILVSILYSGVAVLIAAALMLLAGRLIQKKKHWAVSLLEYVLHIPWFLPSTMIALGLVMTYDVARPILANQILTGTTVIMLIGYIIVKTPFTLRMIKAAYYGVDNSLEEAAKNLGISAPVTFFRIILPIVLPATISVGLINFVSLLGDYELSVFLFHPLYQPLGVVIRSATDPNAGAESKMLTFVFAVVIMIISSVAAKFAYGSKKSKRRSG; encoded by the coding sequence ATGGAAAATAAAGGAAAATTAGACAGCTATCGGGTCAGGAAATATATCCAAATGGCGGTCATATCGCTCCTTATTATTTGGGCGGTAACGGCCTTTCTGCTTTATCCGAACTTTAATGTTCTAAAAAGCTCGTTTATCGGCAAAAACGGCTTTAGCTTTGATGCCTTCAGTAAAATTTTTAATTCCAAAAGAGCGATGATGAGTTTCCGCAATTCGCTCCTGCTGGCGGTCAGCCTGTCGGTCACGGTTAATGTGGTTGGCGTGTTTATCGTGCTGGTGACCGAGTATTTTGAGATTAAGGGCGCTAAAATCCTAAGGCTGTGCTATCTGACGACATTTATTTGCGGCAGCATTGTGATGGTGACGGCGTATAAGTTTATGTACGGCTCGGAAGGAATTTTTACCAATGCTTTGGCGGGACTGTTTGATATCAACCGGGAATGGTTCAGCGGCTATTTGGCGGTGGTCTTTGTCCTGACCTTCAGCCGGACGACCAATCATTTGATGTTTTTAACCAACTCGATTCGTTCAATTGACAATCAAACCATAGAAGCAGCGCAGAGTATGGGCGTGTCACAGTTTAATATTTTATGGAAAATCGTGCTGCCGACCTTGCGGCCGACTTTATTTGCGGCCACGATTTTAATTTTCCTGTTCGGCTTTAACGCCATGGCCGCACCGCTGATTTTGGGCGGAGAAAAGTTTCAAACCATTAACCCGCTGATTTTAAGCTTTTCGCAAACCTTAAGCAATCGTCATTATGCGGCGATTATGGCGATGATATTGGGCTTAGTTACGATGGCTTTGATTTTTACTCTAAACTATATTGAGCGCAAAGGCAACTATATGTCGGTGTCGAAGGTTAAGACCCGGCTGAAAAAACAAAAAATCCAAAATCCGGTGGTCAATGTGATTGTCCATATTTTGGCCTATCTTTTAGGACTGATTTATGTGGCGCCGATCGTGATGGTTATCCTCTTTTCTTTTATGAAGGTAAACAGCCTGTATGCCGGGAAAATACAGGATTTTACGCTGGATAATTACCGCCGGGTATTTTCCGACCCTTATGTTTTCCGGCCGATTTTAGTCAGTATTTTATACTCCGGGGTGGCTGTTCTGATTGCTGCGGCTCTGATGCTTTTAGCCGGACGCCTGATTCAAAAGAAAAAACATTGGGCGGTCAGCCTGTTAGAGTATGTGCTGCATATTCCCTGGTTTTTGCCGAGCACGATGATTGCCTTGGGTCTGGTTATGACGTATGACGTGGCCCGGCCGATTTTGGCCAATCAGATTTTAACCGGCACGACCGTGATCATGTTGATTGGTTATATCATCGTAAAAACACCGTTTACGCTACGGATGATTAAGGCGGCCTATTATGGTGTGGATAATTCTTTGGAAGAAGCGGCCAAAAACTTAGGCATTTCCGCTCCGGTTACCTTTTTCCGGATTATTTTACCGATTGTGCTGCCGGCGACGATTTCGGTGGGCCTGATTAATTTTGTCAGTCTGCTGGGCGATTATGAACTGTCGGTCTTCTTATTCCATCCGCTGTATCAGCCGCTGGGCGTTGTGATCCGGAGTGCGACTGATCCCAATGCCGGTGCCGAAAGCAAGATGCTGACCTTTGTTTTTGCGGTGGTGATTATGATTATCAGCAGTGTTGCCGCTAAGTTTGCCTATGGCTCAAAGAAAAGTAAGAGGAGAAGCGGATGA
- a CDS encoding ABC transporter substrate-binding protein, translating to MKRKIGVTILAFLLAAGMMGCTSTGQKEEKPKEETQQSTETKQEQTAEKPAEKPAEEKKEADSKPTGEKIVLYTNNGSDGRKEWVREEAAKAGFDVEVVELGGGKLTARVISEKNQPIADVVWGPSEAQFNSMKKEDILMQWTPTWVDQVEGTEYTKDGLSYPYEVQPKIMLANSELYTAETAPKDYPDLWEKEEFHGKYAVPAKFEGTTNRAILSGILVRYLDKDSETGISDEGWEALRQYFKYGYRTPEGENDFENMAKGKVPITFTFASGLKNKADAFHHNPLVITPAIGLPSNTNHIGIVKKSDTKKTEEAERFANWLCGGDTIGRYAQQFGILPANKEAVEQATDAMKELSKNMKAQDIDWEFVSEHIEDWISKIELEILE from the coding sequence ATGAAACGAAAGATAGGGGTTACGATTCTGGCGTTTTTACTTGCGGCGGGGATGATGGGCTGCACGTCTACGGGGCAGAAAGAAGAAAAGCCAAAGGAAGAAACGCAGCAGAGCACCGAAACCAAGCAGGAGCAAACGGCGGAAAAGCCGGCAGAAAAACCGGCCGAAGAGAAAAAAGAAGCAGACAGCAAGCCGACCGGCGAGAAGATTGTACTGTATACCAATAACGGTTCGGACGGGCGTAAGGAATGGGTCAGAGAAGAAGCGGCCAAAGCCGGTTTTGACGTGGAAGTGGTTGAACTGGGCGGCGGCAAGCTGACGGCCAGAGTGATTTCGGAAAAGAATCAGCCGATTGCGGATGTGGTTTGGGGACCGTCCGAGGCACAGTTTAATTCGATGAAAAAAGAAGATATTTTAATGCAGTGGACACCGACTTGGGTGGATCAAGTCGAAGGCACCGAGTATACGAAGGATGGCCTCAGCTATCCGTATGAAGTTCAGCCTAAGATCATGCTGGCGAACTCGGAGCTGTATACGGCCGAGACCGCACCGAAAGATTATCCGGATTTGTGGGAAAAGGAAGAATTCCATGGCAAATACGCTGTACCGGCTAAGTTTGAAGGTACGACCAATCGGGCGATTTTATCCGGTATTTTAGTCCGCTATTTGGATAAAGATTCGGAAACGGGCATCTCAGATGAAGGCTGGGAAGCGCTGCGGCAATACTTTAAATATGGCTACCGCACACCGGAAGGGGAAAATGACTTTGAAAATATGGCCAAGGGTAAGGTGCCGATTACCTTTACTTTTGCCAGTGGTTTAAAGAATAAGGCCGATGCTTTCCATCACAATCCTTTGGTGATTACGCCGGCCATCGGTCTACCCAGTAACACCAACCACATCGGTATTGTCAAAAAGAGTGACACCAAAAAGACAGAAGAAGCGGAGCGCTTTGCCAATTGGCTTTGCGGCGGCGACACCATCGGACGGTACGCGCAGCAGTTCGGAATTCTGCCGGCCAATAAAGAAGCTGTTGAGCAGGCAACTGATGCGATGAAAGAATTGAGCAAGAACATGAAAGCGCAGGATATTGACTGGGAGTTTGTCAGCGAGCACATTGAGGATTGGATTTCCAAAATCGAACTGGAAATTTTAGAATAA
- a CDS encoding haloacid dehalogenase: MAQMGLKGYKPEKEFLVCIDSDGCVFDTMEIKHKECFCPATVEKWDLQPISKYVREAWDYVNLYSTDRGINRFLALIKVIELLEQRPEVKEIGAVLPDMTALKQWAEGNSELNNQNLSQHQSEKANQIALDWSYDCNDRITVMVRGMKPFPKSEDTIRTLSEKADIVVVSATAEEALLREWEESNMAQYVKAICGQESGSKKSCIAALKAHYLPEKILMIGDAIGDYTAARDNGVYYYPIIPNEEKRSWERLKEIVGEFYHSEYDNRQKEVVEEFTASLLTRPQWIK; the protein is encoded by the coding sequence ATGGCACAAATGGGATTAAAAGGCTATAAGCCGGAAAAAGAGTTTTTGGTTTGTATTGATTCGGACGGTTGTGTGTTTGATACCATGGAAATTAAGCATAAGGAATGCTTTTGCCCGGCAACGGTTGAAAAATGGGATTTGCAGCCGATTTCCAAATATGTCCGGGAAGCGTGGGACTATGTTAATTTGTATTCGACGGATCGCGGCATTAACCGCTTTTTGGCGCTGATTAAGGTGATTGAACTGCTGGAGCAAAGGCCGGAGGTTAAAGAAATCGGTGCGGTGCTGCCGGATATGACAGCTTTAAAGCAATGGGCGGAGGGAAACTCTGAGCTGAATAATCAAAACCTGTCCCAGCACCAAAGCGAAAAAGCCAATCAAATCGCTTTAGACTGGTCGTATGACTGCAACGACCGGATTACCGTTATGGTTCGGGGCATGAAACCTTTTCCCAAATCGGAGGATACCATTCGCACTCTTTCGGAAAAAGCGGATATCGTAGTGGTTTCGGCCACCGCCGAGGAGGCTTTGCTTCGGGAATGGGAAGAATCGAATATGGCGCAGTATGTAAAAGCAATTTGCGGCCAGGAAAGCGGCAGTAAGAAAAGCTGCATTGCCGCGCTGAAAGCACATTATCTGCCGGAGAAAATATTGATGATCGGCGATGCCATCGGCGATTACACAGCTGCGCGGGACAACGGTGTTTATTATTATCCGATTATTCCCAATGAAGAAAAAAGATCTTGGGAAAGATTAAAGGAAATAGTGGGAGAGTTTTATCATTCCGAGTATGATAATAGGCAAAAGGAAGTAGTTGAGGAGTTTACGGCCAGCTTGTTGACAAGGCCGCAGTGGATTAAATAA